In Alicyclobacillus acidocaldarius subsp. acidocaldarius DSM 446, the genomic window TGGGCATGGAGGATCTTCTCACTTGGCCGCTTGTCTTATTTCTATCCGGTGCGTTGTTGGGGGTCGGAGGCTACTTCGGTGCTCGCGCGGATGAAATGCACATCGCGCAGATGGCGGCGCAGAACGCGGCTAGCGTGGCTGTCGCTTCTCAGTCTACGCGAGATGGTGTGCCTCTTCGCGTATGAGCACGGGATGACGTACTCAGCGATTGCACGCGAGCTGGGAATCACGCGCGGCGCGGTGCAGAACTATGTGGAGCGGGCGCGAGAGAAGCTGGTGAGGGCGGAGGGGGTGCAGTTGGGGTTGTGGAGGGACGATGAAGATGAAGAAGGAAACTTTTTGTTTCGTGTTGAATAGTAAGTACGTCAATATCACGATACGAATCCGCATCGGAGTTAATGCGCAGAAGTGGTAACCGATCGGTTGACAGAGCTCTTCACGGACGATGCGCTTCACGTACACGGTGTTGAAAATGATTAGTCGTAGAAAGATGATCATACCACGGAGGTTTCACGCTGTTGCGGGTTCAGAATACGTTCGTGTCGAATCTTCAGTTTGGCGAAGATATTGATGCGTGCTTGGAACAAATACAAAACGTGCGAGATGAAATTAGAATTGAAGATGCGAGCCGGATTATTGTGAATATATCTTTCGGTTTTACTTCACCTTGTGTGTTAACAGCCGTCACAGCGTTCCTTTTGGAACTCAAGCATCACTGTAATGGAAATCTACATTGTTGTGTGAATGGATATGAAGATTATCTCTCTAGGGTTAATTTTTTTCAAATATTAAATATACCTTATGAGGAGAGATTCCGTCGCCACGATGAGCAAGGCCGCTTCATACCTTTAACACATTTTACTCGCGAAGAAGAGGTGTATGGCTTTTCTCGCAGAGCTTCTCAGGTTCTAAAGACACAGGGAGCAATCATCGATAATATCATTCCGATTGTCGATTATTCACTTAACGAAATACTTGGAAACGTGTTCATCCATGCTCGATCCCCATATGGTGCAATAGCATTTGTGATGACAAGGCCAAAACTCAACATTACAGAAATATGTATTGCAGATTCGGGATTAGGTATTCCTAATACATTAAGGCAGAATCCTAGATACTCACATTTGTCTGATCTTGAATGTCTTGAAAAGTCGTTGGAGTTTGGAGTTACGGGAGGAAATGGACAGGGGAACGGACTTTATCATGTACGACGATTCATTGAGGAAAATCGGGGTGTGTTTAAAATTTACTCACCAAGGGGGATGCTATGTATGAATAACGGCAACATATCGGTATGCGAGAAGCATCGTTGGCAAGGAACTTTGCTGCATATGGAGATAAACAGGTTACAGTTTGTTAATGTTGAACGTGTGTACGGAAAAGATCATATTCCGACTGATGTGCTTGACTATATGATGGATGATTTATGGTGAAGGCGAGTGAAAGAGACCATGCTGATTCGATTCGCAGAACACACTGAGTTAATGGGCGGAAGAATGGGTGGTAAAAAGGTTCGAATGATGATCGAAAGCATGATAATGAACCTCAGCGATGGCGAGAAACTAATCTTTGACTTTGAAGGTGTTTCTGTGATACCAAGTTCGTTTGCTGACGAGGTGTTTGGGAAACTTGTCGAAGAGCATGGTTTAGACCGGATACGAAGCTTAACTACTTTTCGAAACGTCGATCCTTTCGTATCTTCTATCATTCGCTTGGTCATATCGTCTAGACAAATGCACACAGTATAGATAAGATTACCCATATTTTTCTATAATAGTCTCTCTTTTCGTCTTCAAACAGAACATATGTTCGTGCTTGTGAAGTGTAAGCGTAAACCGAAACCCTCATGGCTTTTACCCTCTCGTCGCTTGAAAATATCATCATCAAGCCACGGGGGGGGTCTTGTATGCGAGAGCACATGTCTCACCAGGAGCGCCGTGAACTTTGGGTAAGCGTCAAACCAAACCCACATGGTGTTTGCCCTCCTGCTGCTTGAAAATGGGCTCATCAAGCATTCGGGAGGTTTCTTGTATGCGAGAGCACATGTCTCACCAACAGCGTCGTGAACTTTGGCGTGAACGTATCGCTGCCTTCTACGACAGCGGCCAGTCCGCCAGTCAGTTTTGCGCTGAGCACGGTCTGAAACCCCATCAGTTCTGGTACTGGCTTCGCCGACTACGAAACGAAACCGCACCTAGCACGCATGACACGACCTTCGTGTCGGTCGTGACGACCTCATCACCTTCGGACGCAGGCCGTTCGCCCCTGACCCTGCGCATTGGTTCGGTCGAGATTGACGTCCATCCTGGCTACGACGCCTTGACACTTGCTGAGCTCATTCGGCTCGTGATGCACGTTTGCTAGCCTTCGACTGGACTTCGGATCACCGCGTGTATCTCGTCTGCGGCGCCACAGACATGCGCAAATCCATTGACGGACTCGCCGCACTCGTTCAGGCATCGTTTCAACTCGATCCGTTTTCGCCATGCCTGTTTGTCTTCTGCAATCGGCAACGGGACAAGCTCAAAATCCTGCACTGGTCGCACAACGGCTTTTGGTTGTACTATCGGCGCTTAGAACGCGGTCGATTCGATTGGCCAGAGACAGGCGATGCCAAGACCATGGTGATCACACGGCGCGAGCTAAACTGGCTCCTGGATGGCCTGCCGCTCGAGCAGCCCAAAGCGCATCGAGCTGTGCCTGTCCGTTCTGCGATTTAAGTAGGCCACATCAGCAGGAATCGGATCTAGGTCGTCGAATGCTTAGGGCATGACGCAGGAGAACGGCACCATCCTCATGACCGAACAAGAATACGAAGCCCTTCAGCGGGAAAAGGAGCAATTGCGCCAACAGGTGGCCTACTTGGAACTCAAGTTTGACAGTAAGACGCCTCATCCGAAGGTCCGAACCGCGCTACAGCGCGGTTTTTTCGCCGTTTAGGGGCGATTTGTTTGCGAAAATGTAGGTCAAACTTTTTGTGCATAATCGTTGCTATATTGGTATGTATGCTTTATCGTTGTGGATATAAATTCTCGCGGTGGTGATCCTCTTGTTCGCGCAAATTGTATCCACAAAGAAGCCCGACGGTAAGACCTACAAGTATCTCCACATCGTTGAGTCCTACCGTGAAGGTCGGACGGTCAAGAAGCGGCGTGTCGCAAGCCTAGGCAACATCAGTCAATATTCTGAGCGCGAAATCGAACAGATTATCCGGACCCTCGAGTCTCTCCTACAACATCGCACCACCGGTTCGCTCGAGGACTTCGAGGCCCAGCAGGTACTCCATTTCGGCGTTCCGTATGTGGTGCAATTTTTGTGGAACCAACTCGGGCTCACCGAGGCCATTCGTGACGCCCTGCGTGCCCGCGAGGTCACCTTTGATGTCGCGCGGTACGTCCAAGCCATGGTCATTCATCGGCTCGTCGATCCCTCGAGTAAGCTTCGCCTCTTTCACACGCTGGACGATCTCTATCTTCCCGACTGGGGCGGGGAGCCGTGGCAGCTTCAGCACTTCTATCGAGCGCTCGACTATCTTGTCGACATCAAGCCTCAACTGGAACGCGTGTTGTACGCGCGACTGACAGACTTGCTGAACTTCAGGCTCTCGTTGGTTCTGTACGACTTGACCAGCACTCATCTCCACGGGCACGCCTGTCCCTTAGGAGAGCATGGGTATTCGCGAACGCATCGCCCCGACCTCGAGCAGGTGGAGCTTGGGCTCCTGGTGACCCCTGAAGGCATTCCCATCACGCACGAAGTGTTCGCGGGCAACGTGTCCGACAAGCAAACCGTGCCGGACATCTTGAAACGTCTGAAGGAAGACTTTGCGGTCGAGCAGTGCGTGTTCGTGGGTGACCGCGGCATGGTCACGGAAAAGAACATGGCCCTGATGGCGGAGGCGGGATTCCCGTACATTGTCGGGTTCCACAAGCGCGGGCGCATCGTGAGCGACGCGTTGCTGGAACAGTTTGCAGACGTCAACGCCTACCACGAACTGAAAGACAACCTGCGCTACCTCGAGGTGCCCGCCGCAAGCGTGGACGACGTCGAAAAGGCCGAAGGCGTCCGATACATCCTTTGCTACAACCCGGAGAAAGCGCGTCAGGATGCCGCGTTTCGGGAGAGCGCGCTGGAGGAGGCTGAAACGGGTCTGAAAGCTTTGGCGGAGAGCTTGGCGAAACCGAAGCGCGGCCGAAAGCCGACCGACAAAGGCGTCATGCTCAAGGTGGCGGACCTGTTGACCAGAAAAGGGGTTGAAGCGTTTTTTCAGGTCGATTACAAGGACGGCATCCTGACGTATCGGCGCGATGAGGACGCCATCACCAAGGAAGCACTGCGCGACGGAAAGTTCCTGATTCGAACCAATACGGATTTGCCTGCAGCCGACGTGGTCCAATCGTACAAGACGTTGATGGGGATCGAACGTGCGTTTCATCAAATCAAAAACTTCCTGGATGTCGGGCCGATCTATCACTGGAATGAGCAGCGGGTTCGCGGGCACATCTTCGTCTGCGTGCTGGCCTACCTCTTCGAGCAGGAGATGCAAGTGCTCTATCGCCGCCAATGGGCCCATGACAAGGCAGTAGCGGAAAGTCTTGCATGCGTTGAAGAGCAGGCCAAGGTGCTAGCCGAACTCGAGTCGCGGTGGTACACCGGCGAAGCCATCGTACGGGAACTGAGACGCTGGAAAGCGGTGCGCGCCACATTCTTGGACAAGGAGTTCGTCAGTGTGACCAAAGCGACGGACCAGGCGAAGGCCATCCTCACGAGCCTAGGCATTCCGACGCCAAACAAGACCTTGTCGGTGACGAAAGTCCCATCCATGACGCCGGACGAGTAACGGCACAAGATGTCACAAGACGAATCGCACTCCAACGAGCCCCGCAGCGACGCGGGGCTAACGTGCGTGTGGTACAAACTTGCCCCTACAATCCGCGTCATATCAAGGGTACTGTCAAACTTGAGTTGGAAGAGCAGATCCATCTGCTCCGTCATCGTCTGTTTGGCACATCGAGCGAAAAGCGCCGCAAGCCCCAGACCGATCCCGACAGCATCCAGCTCCCGTTGTTCAACGAAGCCGAAGTCGAGGCGGACGCCCAAGCTTCGGAAGAGACCGTGGAAGGCAATGCGGAAGCGACGTCGGAAGGCGTGGAGACGGAGACCATCACGTATGAGCGCCGGAAGCCTCGTGCGGCGCGGGAGCGTGACGCCTGGCTGTATCAGGGCGAAGCAGACGAGGTCGTCGAATACCGACTGTCAGATGACGAGCGAGTCTGCTCGAAATGTGCGGGTGAGCTTCACGAGATGAGCCGTGAGATCACGCGACGCGTGAAAATCATCCCGGCGCAGATGAAAAAAGTCGAGTACGTGCGGTACGTGTACACCTGCCGGCACTGTGAAGCGCAGGACGTGGAGACCCCTGTGGTGCGCGCGCCGATGCCGAAGCCGGTGCAGGCGAAGAGTCTCGCGACGCCGGAAGCGGTGGCATACGTGATGGCGAAGAAGTTCGTCGACGGGATGCCATTGTACCGACAGGAGCAACAGTTTGCGCGGCACGGGTATCCGTTATCCCGCCAGACGCTGGCGAATTGGGTAGTGCACGCGGCGGAGACGTGGTTAGAGCCGCTCTATGCGAAACTCCGCCAAGTGCTCTTGGCTCAGCGCTATCTGCATGCGGACGAAACGACTCTGCAAGTGTTACATGAAGCCGGGCGCGCGGCGCAGACCCAGTCGTACATGTGGGTGTACCGCAGCAGCATGAATGGACCGCCCCTTGTCCTGTACGATTACCAGGAAACGCGGAGCGCGGAGCATCCGCGGCGGTTCTTGGCAGGGTTTCAAGGGTATCTGCACGTGGATGGATACGCGGGCTATGAGGGCTTACCGGATGTCACCCTTGTCGGATGTTGGGCACATGCGCGGCGAAAATTTGACGAAGCCCTCAAGGCGGTGCCTTCCAAAGAGCGAAAGGGCAAGACGGCTGCCGAAGAAGGATTATCGTATTGCAACGCGCTGTACGCGGTGGAGAAGAAGCTGAAAAACGCAAGTGCCGAAGAGCGGCAACGTGTGCGGATGGCCAAAAGTAAGCCCATTCTGGACGCGTTTTTGGCATGGCTTGAAAAGCAGGAACAGCAGGTGTTGCCGAAAAGCGCGTTGGGACGAGCGGTGAGCTATGTCCTGAAGCAGTGGCCCAAGCTGATTCGGTATGTCGAAAACGGGTATTTGGAAATCGACAACAACCGATGCGAGCGGTCATTGAAGCCATTTGTGATCGGACGGAAGAACTGGCTTTTTGCCAATACGCCGCGAGGAGCACGAGCCAGTGCTGTGACATACAGCATCGTGGAGACAGCGAAGGAGAATGGACTGAATCCGACCGCGTATTTGACGTATCTCTTTGAACGGATGCCGAACATTGACCTCAAGGATGAAGCGGCGTTCGAGGCATTGTTGCCTTGGTCCGAAGGGCTCCCTGAAGGGATTCGAGTGAGAAAATGAAAATTACAAAGGCCCTGCCCGCTTGACGGCAGGGCATCTTCGTGAATGTAATGCGCAAGGTGTGGTTCGGTTGACGCTTACATTGAAAATGAAGTCCTAACTCAATTACTCCGTGATCACCAGTGGACAATCCCTCTGTCTGATTATAGCGTTTTTACGCAGGATAACCTTATATCGTCATCCAATTCGTTAAAGCATCTATTCAGCATATTCGTCTGGGTTGCTGATTTTGTCTCGTTTGTTGTTGGGGGAATCGGAATCATGAACGTCATGCTGATGGCTGTGTCGGATCGACACAAAGAAATCGGTATTTACTTATCTTTTGGTGCAACCCGTCGATTTATTATTCAACACTTTCTCTTAGAATCGTCTATGCTGAGTCTGGTCGGTACAGTGTTTGGTATCCTACTGGGAACAATGACAGGTATGCTTTTAATGATGAAAGGCATCCCTATTAGTTTCAATGTGTGGGTCTATACTGAGGATATCGCGGTCGGGGTGTTAATCGGTACTCTCTTTGGTCTTTATCCGAGCTTACGAGCTGCAACAATGACTCCAGGAGTAGCTTTGCGTCACTGATTCTGAGTCTCGAGTTTATACCAATTCAAGGGAATGAACTATATTCACCCTTTTGGTGCTGTGCGAACGGGATTTGGCGAAGCCTTACGGGAGGGTCGCTTGTATGGCAATGTCATGTTGTCCTCGCCGTGAGTACATCCCGACTTCGACAGTTAGGCAAAGCACGTAGACTCATGGATGGATGTGGATCCTACTGCGGCGCGGCTTGTCGGACTTATCCAAAGGCATGCGCCGATCGCATGTGCTGCATCGCGGAGGTCCAAACTGGGCGCACATGATCTGACATCCGCTCCCACATGCAAGCGATGCACCGGGTGACCAAGAGCACACCGGACGGCATCGTCGTGCAGCACACAGAGACGACCGATGCAGCGAGAGATCCTGCGAGCCTTGAGGATTAAGGAACCACCGAGGATCCTGAAGGTAGAACCTCGGGCAAGAGGGTTGTAGACACTACACGAGTTATCCACAGGTCCCACGAATCCACGTCGGACATGGGTTTGTGGGATTTGTATGACTACAAAGTGTCGAAGTCGGGTACAGGGAACACGGCATTTTCAATTTTAGCGCTCCGTCATGTTCATCGAGTTCGGGCAGTACAGTATTTTGCACATTCGCCCCGCTGTCCAATGCCGATAGACATACGCCAATTACTCTTTTGAGGACTTGGCACCTTTGCTTCTCAGCCATGTGACCATGATATCCCTGCGGGTGTCAATACTACCTGCGGCATCTAGAGGCGTCAAGCTCGTGTAGTCAGGAGTTGCATTAATGTCTGCACCCCTGCTGAGCAGGTACTCGGCTACCCTACGCTGGCCTCCATGGCACGCGTGCCAAAAAGCTGCATTAATTTCATCCGGCTTAGGTGAAGGATTTGAAGCCATAAGTTCCTCTACGCGAGACATCATCCCCAGAGCTGCTGCATGCCAGAGGACTTCGACACGAGCACCCCGCTGTACCAAAAGTCGAGCCACGTTCCAACATCCATAACCCACTGCATTGTCCAAAGGGGTGCCACCAGCGATTGAGCCACCCAGCACTTCAATGTCGGCTCCGCCATCTATTAAGGCAGCGGCTACATCTACATCGTCGTTACTGGCCGCCCAATGTAATGGGGTCTCTGAGAATTTCCCTCCAGTGGTCGGAGCGTTCGGATCGGCTCCCGCTTCGATGAGCATTTTCACGATCACTGGTCCGTTGGGGAAGTATCCTGGCCAGTCAGTAACAACGTGAAGAGCAGTGCGAGACCCTCCTTTATTATCAACCACCCGCTTTGAAGCCAAGCCGGGATTTCCATCCAACAGACGACGCACTGCATCGACGTCGCCAGTCCGAACGGCGTGCACGAATGATAAGACCACCGGATCGGTATGCTTAAGAATCTCCATAGGGCCCTCCTTGACTATTTCGTTTGATGACTCTAACAAGGTGATTGTACTTCATCTTCGTGGCTTATATCAACGTTCTGCGTTTCCCGTTTTCTGTAATAAGAGTTGTTCAAGAAAAGCGTATGGCTACGCGATACCGCATAAACGACCGCCACGTCTTCTGCATATCGAGACGAAGAAATACACCACAATCAACCAAGTTGGGGATATTTGGCGTGTGTGAATGGATGAGTAAACGTAGACCAAAGAAAAGTTGCGAGTTGCGATTGTGAACGTTTACTGTATACGTCAACTGTTTACGTTTACCTAAAGATGAGCGCTAATAGAGTTGTGAGAAAATCGCGTCGCACAGCCGTTCAAGTTCAGCAATTTTTTCGCGAATGATCTGAACCCCGACTTCGACAGTTGGACATAGCACGTAGACTCATGGATGGATGTGGGATCCTATTGCGGCGCGGCTTGTCGGACTTATCCACAGGCATGCGCCGTGTTTTCATTTGTATTTTTGTAGGCATGCGTTTTGTTGTGGATAACTTTATTTTGTCGTTTACAAGTGTAGTACATGCCGTATCATGTGGGCATGTATATCCGAGTCATTCGCCGAAAAAACAAGAACGGTTCTGTCACCGGTTACGTGCAGTTGGCCCATAACTATCGCGATCCCAACACCGGCCAGCCCAAGGCCAAGGTCCTCTACACCTTCGGCCGCGAAGACGAAATCGACCTCGAGGCCCTCCGGCGCCTTGCCCAGAGCATCCATCGCTTCGTTGGCGACGAGTTTACCGCCGGACGTGGTCAGTCGGAGGGCATCCAAACCACGCTGCTGGATAGCCGTCCTATGGGAGGGGCGTATCTGCTAGACGAGCTGTGGCGACAGCTTGGATTGGATGAGGTCCTGCGAGAGCGGCTTGCCGACCGGAAGTTTAAGGCGGCTGTCGAGCGTGTCATCTTCGCCATGGTCGCGAATCGCGCGTTGGCGCCAAGCAGCAAGCTGGCCATGGAAGAATGGGTCGACCGTGAAGTGGCTCTCCCCGGGATGACCGAGTTGGACGTGTGGCAGGCATACCGGGCAATGGACTTTCTCCATGATGTGGCGGAAGACCTGCAATACGAGGTCTTCCGGCGAGTGAGCGATCTCTTGAACCTGGACGTGGACCTTCTGTTCTTTGACACGACCTCCACGTACTTCGAGACGGAGGACGAGTCGGACGACAGTCTGCGACGCAAGGGGTATTCCAAAGACCACCGGCCCGACTTGCCTCAGGTGGTGATCGGGCTTGCGGTGACGCGGGACGGCATCCCCGTCCGCTGCTGGACGTGGCCTGGCAACACAGCGGACATGAGCGTGGTCGAGGAGGTCAAACAGGACCTCATCGGTTGGCGGCTTGGTCGCGTGATCACGGTCGTGGATCGAGGTTTCGTCTCAGAGAGCAATTTGCGGATCCTGCAACGCGCCGGGGGTCACTACATCGCTGGGGAGAAGATGACCTCCGGGAAACCAGCGG contains:
- the tnpA gene encoding IS66 family insertion sequence element accessory protein TnpA, producing MREHMSHQQRRELWRERIAAFYDSGQSASQFCAEHGLKPHQFWYWLRRLRNETAPSTHDTTFVSVVTTSSPSDAGRSPLTLRIGSVEIDVHPGYDALTLAELIRLVMHVC
- the tnpB gene encoding IS66 family insertion sequence element accessory protein TnpB (TnpB, as the term is used for proteins encoded by IS66 family insertion elements, is considered an accessory protein, since TnpC, encoded by a neighboring gene, is a DDE family transposase.) codes for the protein MLAFDWTSDHRVYLVCGATDMRKSIDGLAALVQASFQLDPFSPCLFVFCNRQRDKLKILHWSHNGFWLYYRRLERGRFDWPETGDAKTMVITRRELNWLLDGLPLEQPKAHRAVPVRSAI
- a CDS encoding IS1634 family transposase — encoded protein: MILLFAQIVSTKKPDGKTYKYLHIVESYREGRTVKKRRVASLGNISQYSEREIEQIIRTLESLLQHRTTGSLEDFEAQQVLHFGVPYVVQFLWNQLGLTEAIRDALRAREVTFDVARYVQAMVIHRLVDPSSKLRLFHTLDDLYLPDWGGEPWQLQHFYRALDYLVDIKPQLERVLYARLTDLLNFRLSLVLYDLTSTHLHGHACPLGEHGYSRTHRPDLEQVELGLLVTPEGIPITHEVFAGNVSDKQTVPDILKRLKEDFAVEQCVFVGDRGMVTEKNMALMAEAGFPYIVGFHKRGRIVSDALLEQFADVNAYHELKDNLRYLEVPAASVDDVEKAEGVRYILCYNPEKARQDAAFRESALEEAETGLKALAESLAKPKRGRKPTDKGVMLKVADLLTRKGVEAFFQVDYKDGILTYRRDEDAITKEALRDGKFLIRTNTDLPAADVVQSYKTLMGIERAFHQIKNFLDVGPIYHWNEQRVRGHIFVCVLAYLFEQEMQVLYRRQWAHDKAVAESLACVEEQAKVLAELESRWYTGEAIVRELRRWKAVRATFLDKEFVSVTKATDQAKAILTSLGIPTPNKTLSVTKVPSMTPDE
- the tnpC gene encoding IS66 family transposase — encoded protein: MVQTCPYNPRHIKGTVKLELEEQIHLLRHRLFGTSSEKRRKPQTDPDSIQLPLFNEAEVEADAQASEETVEGNAEATSEGVETETITYERRKPRAARERDAWLYQGEADEVVEYRLSDDERVCSKCAGELHEMSREITRRVKIIPAQMKKVEYVRYVYTCRHCEAQDVETPVVRAPMPKPVQAKSLATPEAVAYVMAKKFVDGMPLYRQEQQFARHGYPLSRQTLANWVVHAAETWLEPLYAKLRQVLLAQRYLHADETTLQVLHEAGRAAQTQSYMWVYRSSMNGPPLVLYDYQETRSAEHPRRFLAGFQGYLHVDGYAGYEGLPDVTLVGCWAHARRKFDEALKAVPSKERKGKTAAEEGLSYCNALYAVEKKLKNASAEERQRVRMAKSKPILDAFLAWLEKQEQQVLPKSALGRAVSYVLKQWPKLIRYVENGYLEIDNNRCERSLKPFVIGRKNWLFANTPRGARASAVTYSIVETAKENGLNPTAYLTYLFERMPNIDLKDEAAFEALLPWSEGLPEGIRVRK
- a CDS encoding ABC transporter permease, which codes for MFVWVADFVSFVVGGIGIMNVMLMAVSDRHKEIGIYLSFGATRRFIIQHFLLESSMLSLVGTVFGILLGTMTGMLLMMKGIPISFNVWVYTEDIAVGVLIGTLFGLYPSLRAATMTPGVALRH
- a CDS encoding STAS-like domain-containing protein — translated: MKETMLIRFAEHTELMGGRMGGKKVRMMIESMIMNLSDGEKLIFDFEGVSVIPSSFADEVFGKLVEEHGLDRIRSLTTFRNVDPFVSSIIRLVISSRQMHTV
- a CDS encoding sigma factor-like helix-turn-helix DNA-binding protein, whose translation is MLARMKCTSRRWRRRTRLAWLSLLSLREMVCLFAYEHGMTYSAIARELGITRGAVQNYVERAREKLVRAEGVQLGLWRDDEDEEGNFLFRVE
- a CDS encoding ankyrin repeat domain-containing protein is translated as MEILKHTDPVVLSFVHAVRTGDVDAVRRLLDGNPGLASKRVVDNKGGSRTALHVVTDWPGYFPNGPVIVKMLIEAGADPNAPTTGGKFSETPLHWAASNDDVDVAAALIDGGADIEVLGGSIAGGTPLDNAVGYGCWNVARLLVQRGARVEVLWHAAALGMMSRVEELMASNPSPKPDEINAAFWHACHGGQRRVAEYLLSRGADINATPDYTSLTPLDAAGSIDTRRDIMVTWLRSKGAKSSKE